A single region of the Brachypodium distachyon strain Bd21 chromosome 3, Brachypodium_distachyon_v3.0, whole genome shotgun sequence genome encodes:
- the LOC100843777 gene encoding uncharacterized protein LOC100843777 yields the protein MMNPVGAAAVGELSRCPKHPSQPPFTGFCSACLLERLSAAALPATPPAAPRPREPEAARTTLLHLFQLHDQQSPPPCTDQRQDPKEPPPQQLQRKRSLRQSCESWIVCCEHGNNDSWLPSRQSWDANDDSAPPATSAPAATTTASALVLHSKLRQPSWRNQLRRAANPITGLLNRSLSSHSWRDTHAATTCPPPQGGPLARINGSSQHSVSSSAGVDSEMSPADSLHANARPSLLKRFYWLGRSRSVHYASPTSPHTGMLRFRLAPSTRTKTQGKNVFPAQRHEQNT from the coding sequence ATGATGAAtcccgtcggcgccgccgccgtcggtgAGCTGTCGAGGTGCCCCAAGCACCCGTCGCAGCCCCCCTTCACAGGATTCTGCTCTGCCTGCCTCCTCGAGAGGCTCTCCGCCGCAGCCCTGCCAGCAACGCCTCCCGctgctcctcgtcctcgagagccggaggcggcgaggacgacgctCCTCCACCTCTTCCAGCTCCACGACCAACAATCCCCACCTCCCTGCACAGATCAGCGACAAGATCCcaaggagccgccgccgcagcagctgcagcgcAAGCGCTCCCTCCGCCAGTCGTGCGAGTCATGGATCGTCTGCTGCGAGCACGGCAACAACGATTCCTGGCTGCCTTCTCGCCAGTCATGGGATGCCAACGACGACTCTGCCCCTCCTGCAACCTCTGCACCTGCTgctacaacaacagcttctgCTCTCGTTCTCCACTCCAAGCTCCGTCAGCCCTCCTGGAGGAATCAACTCCGCAGGGCCGCCAACCCAATCACCGGTCTGCTCAACAGATCCCTCTCATCACACTCCTGGAGGGACACCCACGCAGCAACCACCTGTCCCCCACCACAGGGGGGTCCTCTTGCCCGGATCAATGGCAGCAGCCAGCACTCTGTGTCCTCTTCTGCTGGCGTCGACTCCGAGATGTCGCCTGCCGATTCTCTCCACGCCAATGCCCGCCCTTCTCTGCTCAAGAGATTCTACTGGCTCGGACGCAGCCGCAGCGTCCACTACGCTTCGCCGACCAGCCCTCATACCGGGATGCTGCGCTTCCGTCTTGCTCCTTCCACCAGGACCAAGACCCAAGGGAAGAACGTCTTTCCTGCTCAAAGACATGAACAAAATACCTAA
- the LOC100827170 gene encoding uncharacterized protein LOC100827170, with translation MRKRDLGILLLAAFAIFFSLQHEGDFSFREAWYHLSDDGYPIKYDADRLPPPLVADLNGDGRPEILLPTHDAKIQVLQPPHARPASGFDDFHEARLMAEISLLPTNVRVSSGRRPVAMAVGAVDRSYKLADVRKQVLVVVTSGWAVMCFDHNLNKLWEANLQDDFPHAAHHREVAISISNYTIKHGDAGLVIVGGRMEMQHHSADLFDDFMTSEHSREEHRRSASEKQASEAGNVDVRHFALYAFAGRTGALRWSRKNENIQSQPSDASALIPQHNYKLDVHSLNSRHPGQFECREFRESVLGVMPHHWDRREDTSLQLANFRRHKRKQLKKTPGKNAVNNVHKPSEHNPAGKDDTNRLSKAIGKAAELAGSAKGKKSQHTPFVPTITNYTQVWWVPNVVVAHEKEGIEAIHLASGRTICKLHLTEGGLHADVNGDGVLDHVQVVGANGIEQTVVSGSMEVLKPCWAVATSGVPVREQLFNVSICHYNHYNLFHHGDFSKSFGRPFDPTGLEVATPILLQRDDGHKHRRGSHGDIIFLTSRGEATSYSPGLLGHDATWRWQLSTGATWSNLPSPSGMMENIVVPTLKAFSLRAYDPKQVIIAGGDQEAVVISPSGSLLASIELPAPPTHALILEDFSGDGLTDIILVTSGGVYGFVQTRQPGALFFSTLVGCLIVVIGVIFVSLHLNSSNSGKPRSSTEYR, from the exons ATGCGGAAGCGCGATCTgggcatcctcctcctcgccgccttcgccatcttcttctccctccag CACGAGGGCGACTTCTCCTTCCGCGAGGCATGGTACCATCTCTCCGACGACGGCTACCCCATCAAGTACGACGCCgaccgcctcccgccgcccctCGTCGCCGACCTCAACGGCGACGGCAGGCCCGAGATCCTCCTCCCCACCCACGACGCCAAGATCCAGGTCCTCCAGCCCCCCCACGCCAGGCCCGCCTCCGGCTTCGATGACTTCCACGAGGCACGCCTCATGGCCgagatctccctcctccccaccAACGTCCGCGTCTCCTCCGGTAGGCGCCccgtcgccatggccgtcgGCGCCGTCGACCGCTCCTACAAGCTCGCCGACGTCAGGAAGCaggtcctcgtcgtcgtcacctCTGGCTGGGCTGTCATGTGCTTCGACCACAACCTCAACAAGCTCTGGGAGGCTAATCTCCAGGACGATTTCCCTCACGCTGCCCACCATCGAGAGGTCGCCATCTCTATATCCAACTACACTATCAAGCATGGAGATGCTGGCCTCGTCATCGTTGGAGGAAGGATGGAGATGCAGCATCAT TCTGCAGATCTTTTCGACGACTTTATGACCTCAGAACACAGCAGGGAAGAGCACCGTAGAAGCGCCAGCGAGAAACAG GCTTCGGAGGCCGGCAACGTAGACGTGCGTCATTTTGCGCTTTATGCCTTTGCTGGTCGTACCGGCGCATTGAGATGGAGCCGGAAGAATGAG AATATCCAATCACAACCATCAGATGCTTCAGCGCTGATACCACAACACAATTACAAGCTTGATGTTCATTCCCTTAACAGCCGTCATCCTGGCCAG TTTGAATGCCGGGAATTCAGAGAATCAGTTCTCGGTGTCATGCCTCATCATTGG gACAGGAGAGAAGATACTTCCCTACAACTTGCGAATTTTAGGAGGCATAAAAGGAAACAATTAAAGAAAACACCAGGAAAAAATGCTGTGAATAACGTGCACAAGCCCAGTGAACACAATCCAGCTGGAAAGGATGATACTAATAGATTATCTAAAGCGATTGGGAAAGCTGCAGAGTTGGCTGGTTCAGCTAAAGGCAAGAAG TCTCAGCACACCCCTTTTGTTCCTACAATCACTAACTATACTCAAGTCTGGTGGGTTCCTAATGTTGTTGTTGCACATGAAAAAGAAGGGATAGAGGCTATTCATCTAGCTTCTGGACGTACAATTTGCAAG CTTCATTTGACAGAAGGGGGTCTTCACGCAGATGTTAATGGAGATGGAGTTCTGGATCATGTTCAG GTTGTCGGTGCAAATGGTATTGAGCAAACTGTTGTTAGCGGGTCAATGGAAGTGCTGAAACCCTGTTGGGCAGTTGCTACCTCCGGTGTACCCGTGCGGGAGCAACTTTTTAATGTTTCTATCTGCCACTACAACCATTACAATCTGTTCCATCATGGTGACTTCTCAAAAAGTTTTGGGAGGCCATTTGATCCAACTGGCTTAGAGGTGGCAACCCCTATCCTGCTCCAGAGAGACGATGGCCATAAACACAGAAGAGGAAGTCACGGCGATATCATCTTTCTGACAAGCCGGGGAGAG GCGACCTCGTATTCTCCAGGTCTACTCGGTCATGATGCGACATGGAGATGGCAACTATCGACCGGTGCAACATGGTCCAACCTTCCATCTCCATCAGGGATGATGGAGAACATTGTGGTTCCTACTCTCAAGGCTTTCTCTCTTCGGGCCTATGACCCAAAGCAGGTGATCATTGCAGGTGGTGACCAGGAGGCTGTGGTGATTTCTCCTTCCGGTAGCTTATTGGCATCCATTGAACTCCCTGCACCTCCGACTCACGCGTTGATTCTTGAGGATTTCTCTGGTGATGGTCTAACTGATATTATTCTGGTAACATCTGGGGGAGTATATGGATTTGTGCAGACAAGGCAGCCTGGGGCCCTTTTCTTCAGCACGCTCGTTGGGTGCTTGATAGTTGTGATCGGTGTGATATTTGTTTCTTTGCACCTAAACTCTTCGAACAGTGGTAAACCAAGGTCTTCAACTGAGTATAGGTGA
- the LOC100843470 gene encoding NDR1/HIN1-like protein 26, with translation MSLITDDPGESPRDCATKHHHRRGRRRRVVIAVSSATASLVSLSIILWLTLRPSSPTFSLLAATVVSSNATTTLIVDAAFVAHNPNARAAALYDRLQLHVQAAGIQLAAASPILPFQQSQGDVVISAQAAAAAAAPAMEGTTAPLLLRLRVEGQLRWKVAAWVSASHVITADCVAVVPLRAVVAQGSQCATTLS, from the coding sequence ATGTCCCTCATCACGGATGATCCCGGCGAGTCCCCGAGGGACTGCGCCACCAAGCATCACCACCGCCGtgggcgtcggcggcgcgtGGTGATCGCGGTGTcatcggcgacggcgtcgCTGGTGTCCCTGTCCATCATCCTATGGCTCACCCTCCGCCCTTCCAGCCCGACCTTCTCGCTGCTGGCCGCCACCGTGGTCTCCTCCaacgccaccaccaccctcaTCGTCGACGCCGCCTTCGTGGCGCACAACCCCAACGCCCGTGCCGCGGCGCTCTACGACCGTCTCCAGCTCCACGTCCAGGCCGCCGGCAtccagctcgccgccgcctcgccgatCCTGCCGTTCCAGCAGTCGCAGGGCGACGTCGTCATCTCCGCTcaggctgcggctgcggctgcggcgccggcgatggaGGGGACAACGGCGCCGCTGCTTCTGAGGTTGCGCGTGGAGGGGCAGCTCCGCTGGAAGGTGGCCGCCTGGGTGTCCGCCAGCCACGTCATCACCGCCGACTGCGTTGCCGTCGTGCCGCTCAGGGCCGTCGTCGCGCAGGGATCCCAGTGCGCCACCACCCTATCCTAG